In Brienomyrus brachyistius isolate T26 chromosome 25, BBRACH_0.4, whole genome shotgun sequence, a single window of DNA contains:
- the tmem176 gene encoding transmembrane protein 176 — translation MDLTVSRNLSVTVTDHSADKLRERQQKLRDRLQKVESKVLGVSQVMLGLMVISYSLPLHLTEYTEVMTFGVPWWSAIVFIVAGAVAIETGKLGSMNSLRVCLLVSLVAVLTSTLALIFYSIDLHNNQDTDCSISSSAAPCGAQHYAKAFSRGVKSCLLVFTVVQAVISSTLSFFLYKERFTSTEYASLMENTPSTLINNAPSDIN, via the exons ATGGATCTGACGGTGTCTAGGAACCTGTCGGTGACGGTGACAGACCACAGCGCGGACAAGCTGCGGGAGAGGCAGCAGAAGCTGAGAGACCGCCTGCAGAAAGTGGAATCCAAAGTCCTTGGG GTCTCCCAGGTGATGCTGGGCTTGATGGTCATCAGCTACTCCCTGCCTCTGCACCTCACTGAATACACAGAGGTCATGACCTTTGGTGTGCCTTGGTGGAGCGCCATTGTG TTCATAGTGGCTGGAGCAGTTGCCATAGAAACCGGAAAGCTGGGCAGTATGAACTCG CTCCGAGTCTGCTTGCTAGTGTCCCTGGTGGCTGTACTGACATCCACCCTTGCCCTCATTTTCTACTCCATCGACCTCCATAACAACCAAGACACGGACTGTTCCATCAGCAGCTCAGCAGCCCCGTGTGGGGCGCAGCATTATGCCAAA GCCTTCAGCAGAGGCGTGAAGTCCTGCCTTCTTGTTTTCACCGTCGTTCAGGCTGTTATTTCATCCACTCTTTCATTCTTTCTGTACAAGGAGAGATTCACTTCCACTGAGTATGCG TCTCTCATGGAGAATACTCCGTCCACCCTTATCAACAACGCACCTTCCGACATCAACTGA
- the si:dkey-9i23.16 gene encoding uncharacterized protein si:dkey-9i23.16, whose translation MVSPHLENIRTASPKLYQPFLFWDTEAIAVGAVLLGLFHLLLAVPLYYLDLSLPMLYLLPLCVGCMFVTAGSLTVACEKSPNKSLLKSCAYTNVAGVMGALSAICVYGPSLAYLPPKRNCNITEFDDYGFTNCADEILLDFFTGIASLLFFYDLVALVLHTLLSFSALKGLKNTQSH comes from the exons ATGGTGTCTCCCCATTTAGAGAACATACGGACGGCGTCTCCGAAGCTATACCAGCCCTTTCTGTTCTGGGACACGGAGGCCATAGCG GTGGGGGCGGTGTTGCTGGGGCTGTTCCATTTACTTCTGGCTGTGCCGCTCTATTACTTAGACCTCAGCCTGCCCATGCTCTACCTCCTTCCCCTGTGTGTTGGCTGTATG TTTGTGACAGCTGGGTCTCTTACAGTTGCCTGCGAAAAATCCCCCAATAAATCACTC CTGAAGAGCTGTGCATATACTAATGTGGCTGGTGTAATGGGGGCTTTGAGTGCCATCTGTGTCTACGGCCCATCCCTGGCATATCTGCCCCCCAAGAGGAACTGCAATATCACAGAATTTGATGATTATGGATTCACAAACTGTGCAGACGAGATACTGCTT GATTTCTTTACAGGTATCGCAAGCCTGCTCTTTTTTTACGATCTGGTGGCTCTTGTGCTTCACACTCTcctttcattttctgcactgaAAGGCCTGAAAAATACTCAGTCCCATTAA